Proteins encoded within one genomic window of uncultured Draconibacterium sp.:
- a CDS encoding FtsL-like putative cell division protein, whose product MAEQNKNTRKRTGMKSFIGGTILTDERTLKQMPFVAFLAVLGLLLIANRNWSESTLREIVVLQEELDELRSESVTLSAKLMDASRPSEVAKRVEEAGIGLQEPMRPPQKITVEKED is encoded by the coding sequence ATGGCAGAACAAAATAAAAATACAAGAAAACGTACCGGGATGAAGTCGTTCATCGGGGGGACGATTCTTACCGATGAGCGGACATTGAAGCAAATGCCGTTTGTGGCATTTCTTGCAGTTTTAGGATTGTTGTTGATCGCTAACCGAAACTGGTCGGAAAGTACACTGCGCGAGATTGTCGTGTTGCAGGAAGAGCTAGACGAGCTGAGGTCGGAATCGGTAACGCTTTCTGCCAAGTTGATGGACGCCAGTCGTCCTTCGGAAGTAGCAAAACGAGTTGAAGAGGCAGGAATTGGTTTACAAGAGCCAATGCGCCCTCCGCAAAAAATAACGGTTGAAAAAGAAGATTAG
- a CDS encoding GNAT family N-acetyltransferase: MKDIIAPIAREEIYAELTPEKLLRRTNKGGNEIYIVTAHDSPAIMHELGRLREITFRDAGGGTGKETDIDAYDTAKNPYKQLIVWDPDAKEILGGYRYVLCADAPRDDEGNIKLATSRVFHFSKEFEENYLPYTLELGRSFVQPAYQSSKAGAKALFALDNLWDGLGALTVDHPEVKYFFGKITMYEHFHDEARNLIQYFFKKYFRDKENLVYPLDPVEFNIDMDAMKKLFVGPEYKDDYKILVQNVRNYGENIPPLVNAYMNLSPSMKTFGTIKNEVFGNVLETGIILTIKDIYEVKVDRHIETYIKGKEDDEWPTVE; this comes from the coding sequence ATGAAGGACATAATAGCACCTATAGCAAGAGAAGAAATTTATGCCGAGCTGACGCCCGAAAAATTACTTCGCAGAACCAACAAAGGTGGCAACGAAATATATATTGTAACAGCACACGACTCGCCTGCAATTATGCACGAGCTGGGGCGCTTAAGGGAAATCACATTCAGGGATGCCGGAGGTGGTACCGGTAAAGAAACCGACATCGACGCCTACGACACAGCAAAAAACCCATACAAACAGTTGATTGTTTGGGATCCGGATGCGAAAGAGATTCTGGGTGGTTACCGTTACGTATTGTGTGCCGATGCGCCTCGCGACGACGAAGGCAATATTAAACTGGCGACTTCACGGGTTTTCCACTTTTCGAAAGAATTTGAAGAGAACTACCTGCCCTACACGCTGGAGCTGGGTCGTTCGTTTGTTCAACCTGCTTACCAATCGAGCAAAGCAGGAGCCAAAGCACTTTTTGCACTCGACAATCTTTGGGATGGATTGGGAGCACTTACCGTTGACCATCCTGAGGTAAAATATTTCTTTGGAAAAATTACGATGTACGAGCATTTTCATGACGAAGCCCGTAACCTGATACAATATTTCTTTAAAAAATATTTCCGCGACAAGGAAAATCTTGTATACCCGCTAGATCCTGTTGAATTCAACATCGACATGGATGCCATGAAAAAACTTTTTGTTGGCCCGGAATACAAGGATGACTATAAAATTCTGGTACAAAACGTTAGAAATTACGGCGAAAATATTCCTCCGCTGGTGAATGCATACATGAACCTTTCACCATCGATGAAAACTTTTGGAACCATTAAGAACGAGGTGTTTGGAAACGTACTTGAAACCGGAATCATTTTAACGATTAAAGATATTTACGAGGTTAAAGTTGACCGCCACATTGAAACTTACATCAAAGGAAAGGAAGACGATGAATGGCCAACGGTTGAATAA
- a CDS encoding 1-acyl-sn-glycerol-3-phosphate acyltransferase gives MTTENSTKSYKPIRIREVFAAKSPGLAKLIPGFVYRYLNNILHIDIVNSLNERYGHLEGIEFVKKVVKEFNVREFVHNSENIPKSGRYIFASNHPLGGFDGMLLMKNVEEHLGSFKFLANDILLNIPQLSPVFVPVNKHGGHARKAAKKLSECYNSDDQILIFPSGLASRKIKGQIMDLEWKKHFISKSIKHKRDVIPVFISGRNSNRFYLSAKLRKFFRIKWNLEMFFLPDETMKHQNTDVHLYFGKPISYTTFDSTKTHQEWAEWVKEKVYKLKESSGSVN, from the coding sequence ATGACTACAGAGAATAGCACAAAAAGCTACAAGCCAATTCGGATCAGGGAGGTATTTGCCGCCAAAAGTCCTGGGCTGGCAAAACTCATCCCGGGATTTGTGTATCGTTATCTTAACAATATTCTGCATATTGACATAGTGAATTCTTTAAATGAAAGGTACGGACACCTTGAGGGAATTGAATTTGTAAAAAAAGTTGTAAAAGAATTCAATGTTCGTGAATTCGTTCATAACAGCGAAAACATACCTAAATCAGGCCGTTACATTTTCGCCAGCAACCATCCGCTGGGCGGTTTCGATGGCATGTTACTCATGAAAAATGTAGAAGAACATTTGGGCTCTTTTAAGTTTTTAGCCAACGATATTTTACTGAATATTCCACAGTTAAGCCCGGTTTTTGTGCCGGTAAACAAACACGGAGGACATGCGCGAAAAGCTGCGAAAAAGCTTTCGGAATGTTACAATTCAGATGATCAGATTTTAATTTTTCCGTCAGGACTGGCATCACGAAAAATTAAGGGACAGATTATGGATTTGGAATGGAAAAAACACTTTATCAGCAAATCGATAAAACACAAACGCGATGTAATTCCTGTTTTTATCAGCGGCCGAAATTCGAACCGGTTTTACCTCTCCGCTAAATTGCGGAAGTTTTTCAGAATAAAATGGAACCTCGAAATGTTTTTTCTTCCCGACGAGACAATGAAACACCAGAATACCGACGTTCATCTTTATTTTGGGAAACCTATTTCATATACCACTTTCGATAGCACAAAAACGCACCAGGAGTGGGCTGAGTGGGTTAAAGAAAAAGTTTATAAACTAAAAGAAAGTTCTGGTTCAGTAAATTAA
- a CDS encoding amidophosphoribosyltransferase translates to MSDQIKHECGIALIRLLKPLSYYHKKYGTWKYGLNKLYLLMEKQHNRGQDGAGICCVKSELDPGNPYISRFRSVEPNPIKDVFDKVNKPLKKAKRNNFDINDPEWAENNFPFAGTLYLGHLRYGTFGKNSIDFTHPVMRQNNWKSRNLVLAGNFNLTNTDELFNVLLNLGQHPKAYTDTVTALEKVGHFLDEENQLLFRKYKNEGYDNNEISPLIEQNLDIQNILERASKDWDGGYAMAGLVGHGDAFVVRDPWGIRPAHYYADDEIVVVASERPVIQTVMNLGEGEVQEIGPGEGLIIKKNGKVSREMIRVPHKRKSCSFERIYFSRGSDKAIYQERKQLGRLLTPIVLEAVDYDYENTVFSYIPNTAETAFYGLVDGVRHHLVDWKIEQIQQKNGSLTDKDIKRILSFEPRVEKIAIKDVKLRTFIADDASRDDLVAHVYDVTYGVIQKDKDTLVIIDDSIVRGTTLKKSILKILDRLKPKKIIVVSSAPQIRYPDCYGIDMARLDKFIAFSAAIELLKDHGKESLIQQVYKKCKEQENLPKEEMVNYVREIYKPFTAEQVSAKIAELLKPEDCNAEIEIVYQSIENLHKACPNDLGDWYFTGNYPTPGGNRVVNGSFINYIEGKDARAY, encoded by the coding sequence ATGAGTGACCAGATTAAACACGAGTGTGGCATTGCTTTAATTCGTTTGTTAAAACCGCTTTCTTACTACCATAAAAAGTATGGTACCTGGAAGTACGGATTGAACAAGTTGTACCTTTTAATGGAAAAACAGCACAACCGCGGACAGGACGGCGCCGGAATTTGCTGTGTGAAATCAGAACTCGATCCGGGAAATCCGTACATCAGTCGGTTCCGCTCGGTTGAGCCAAATCCAATAAAAGATGTTTTTGATAAGGTGAACAAACCTTTGAAAAAAGCAAAACGCAACAACTTCGATATCAACGACCCGGAATGGGCCGAAAACAATTTCCCATTTGCCGGAACGCTTTACCTGGGGCACTTGCGCTACGGTACATTCGGTAAAAACAGCATTGATTTTACGCACCCGGTGATGCGCCAGAACAACTGGAAGTCGCGTAACCTGGTGTTGGCAGGGAACTTTAACCTTACCAATACCGACGAGCTATTTAATGTACTGCTTAATTTGGGGCAGCACCCAAAAGCTTATACCGATACCGTAACTGCACTCGAAAAAGTGGGACATTTCCTTGATGAGGAAAATCAGCTGCTTTTCAGGAAATATAAAAACGAAGGCTACGATAATAACGAGATTTCGCCGTTGATTGAGCAAAACCTCGATATTCAGAATATTCTGGAACGTGCTTCGAAAGACTGGGATGGTGGTTATGCCATGGCCGGTTTGGTTGGGCACGGCGATGCATTTGTGGTTCGCGATCCGTGGGGAATTCGCCCGGCACATTATTATGCCGACGATGAAATTGTGGTGGTAGCTTCAGAGCGCCCCGTAATTCAAACGGTAATGAATCTGGGAGAAGGCGAAGTGCAGGAAATTGGACCTGGCGAAGGACTGATTATTAAAAAGAACGGAAAGGTTTCGAGAGAGATGATCCGTGTGCCGCATAAACGCAAATCGTGTTCGTTCGAGCGCATTTATTTCTCGCGAGGTAGCGACAAAGCGATTTACCAGGAACGAAAACAGCTCGGGCGTTTGTTAACTCCGATTGTTTTGGAGGCTGTTGATTACGATTACGAAAATACGGTATTCTCGTATATTCCGAATACTGCAGAAACTGCTTTTTACGGTTTGGTTGATGGAGTTCGTCATCACCTGGTAGATTGGAAGATCGAACAGATTCAGCAAAAAAATGGCTCATTAACAGACAAGGATATCAAACGAATTTTGTCGTTTGAACCACGGGTTGAGAAAATTGCCATTAAAGACGTGAAGCTGCGAACTTTCATTGCCGACGATGCAAGTCGTGATGATTTGGTGGCTCACGTTTACGATGTTACTTACGGCGTTATTCAGAAAGATAAAGATACGTTGGTAATTATCGACGACTCGATTGTGCGTGGTACAACACTGAAGAAGAGTATCCTGAAAATACTCGACCGACTGAAACCAAAAAAGATCATTGTTGTTTCGTCGGCACCGCAAATTCGTTATCCTGATTGTTACGGAATCGACATGGCGCGTTTGGATAAATTTATTGCATTTAGCGCGGCCATCGAGTTGTTGAAAGATCATGGCAAAGAGTCGCTGATTCAACAGGTTTATAAAAAATGTAAAGAGCAGGAGAATTTACCAAAAGAAGAAATGGTAAACTACGTGCGCGAAATTTACAAGCCATTTACAGCCGAGCAGGTTTCTGCAAAAATTGCAGAATTGCTGAAGCCGGAAGATTGTAATGCTGAGATTGAGATTGTTTATCAATCGATCGAAAACCTGCACAAAGCTTGTCCGAATGATTTGGGCGACTGGTACTTTACCGGTAATTACCCAACTCCGGGTGGAAACCGTGTGGTTAACGGATCGTTTATCAATTACATTGAAGGAAAAGATGCCAGAGCCTACTAG
- a CDS encoding UDP-N-acetylmuramoyl-L-alanyl-D-glutamate--2,6-diaminopimelate ligase, whose translation MKLEKLLEHIGIVDCIGETDIEVTGIQFDSRKINPDNLFVAQKGVSVDGHRFIDIAIEKGATTIVCEDLPEETKAAVTYVQVEDSNKVLGEIAAAFYGSPSSKMKVVGVTGTNGKTSIASLLHKLFRMQGYNVGLLSTISYKINEKEEVASHTTPDALKIQQLMAEMVEAGCEHCFMEVSSHAIHQQRIAGIQFAGGIFTNITHDHLDYHKTFTEYIKAKKAFFDGLPKDAFALVNADDKNGLVMLQNTKARKLTYSNRTMADYRCKVMESHFDGMLLNVDGQEIWTRFVGLFNASNLLAVYATAVELEQDKGEVLTIISNLQSVQGRFETIRSEDGKYAIVDYAHTPDALKNVLAAISEIRTRNEQVITVVGAGGDRDKTKRPEMALEALVASDKVILTSDNPRSEDPEAIIKDMEAGVEPQYKNKVVSIVSRRDAIKTAVMLAQPGDIILIAGKGHEDYQEVNGVKHHFDDREEVKNCFGLKN comes from the coding sequence ATGAAACTAGAGAAGTTATTGGAACATATAGGGATTGTTGATTGCATTGGTGAAACCGATATTGAGGTTACCGGAATTCAATTCGACTCAAGGAAAATCAACCCGGATAATTTATTTGTGGCGCAAAAAGGTGTTTCTGTTGACGGGCATCGTTTTATTGATATTGCCATAGAAAAAGGTGCAACAACGATTGTTTGTGAAGATCTTCCTGAAGAAACAAAAGCTGCAGTTACTTATGTGCAGGTGGAAGATTCCAATAAAGTTTTGGGTGAAATTGCTGCTGCTTTTTATGGTTCGCCATCATCAAAAATGAAAGTGGTTGGTGTTACCGGAACTAACGGGAAAACCAGTATTGCCAGTTTGTTGCACAAACTTTTCAGAATGCAGGGCTACAATGTTGGTCTGCTTTCCACAATTTCTTACAAAATAAACGAGAAAGAAGAGGTTGCCTCGCATACCACACCTGATGCGCTAAAGATTCAGCAGCTAATGGCCGAAATGGTGGAAGCAGGTTGCGAGCATTGTTTTATGGAAGTGAGTTCGCATGCCATTCATCAGCAACGTATTGCAGGCATTCAGTTTGCCGGCGGTATTTTTACAAATATCACGCACGATCACCTCGATTATCACAAAACTTTTACAGAATACATAAAAGCCAAGAAGGCCTTTTTCGACGGTTTGCCAAAAGATGCTTTTGCTTTGGTTAATGCCGACGATAAAAACGGTTTGGTGATGCTGCAAAATACAAAAGCCCGAAAACTTACATATTCCAACCGCACGATGGCCGATTATCGCTGCAAAGTGATGGAAAGTCATTTTGATGGAATGCTTTTGAATGTGGATGGCCAGGAAATCTGGACACGATTTGTTGGGCTCTTCAATGCGTCAAACTTATTGGCAGTTTATGCTACCGCGGTAGAGTTGGAGCAGGACAAAGGCGAGGTGCTTACCATTATCAGCAATTTACAATCAGTGCAAGGACGTTTCGAAACAATCCGGAGCGAAGATGGGAAATACGCCATAGTTGATTATGCGCACACGCCCGATGCACTAAAAAATGTGTTGGCTGCAATTTCAGAAATCAGAACAAGAAATGAGCAGGTGATAACTGTGGTTGGTGCCGGTGGTGACCGCGATAAAACAAAACGCCCCGAGATGGCACTGGAAGCATTAGTTGCCAGCGACAAAGTAATTCTGACTTCGGATAATCCACGAAGTGAAGATCCTGAAGCTATTATAAAAGATATGGAAGCCGGTGTTGAGCCGCAATATAAAAATAAAGTGGTGTCGATTGTAAGTCGTCGCGATGCGATTAAAACAGCGGTGATGTTGGCACAGCCCGGCGATATTATTCTCATTGCCGGGAAAGGGCACGAAGACTATCAGGAAGTAAATGGTGTGAAACATCATTTTGACGACAGGGAAGAAGTAAAGAACTGTTTTGGACTAAAAAATTAA
- a CDS encoding penicillin-binding protein, translating to MGIRKTILSRIAIVYFVLTLFGVVVVFKLVSVQQIKNERWQQIEKNLTNNTVIIPPVRGTICADDGSVLATSVPGYKIRIDLAAEGVKKVFDNEVDSLAWYLSDFYKDASKREYARRLRSAYKNRNRGYLLTPEKIDYNQLQEFKNFPILRRGRFGGGLIIEQENKRLNPLGILAQRTIGSLNKANALTPVPVGYNGLERSYEMYLRGENGISYKQNLSGRWVTRTEIEPQNGMDIITTIDVKMQDIAESALYKQALKSNPEWATAVLMEVKTGEIKAIANLGKTKDDFYEKDNYALGHRGCYEPGSTFKLVSLMVALEDGVVDTSDVFDTGNGYWAQENITDDHACGKVNVKQILEQSSNIGTAKVILSKYTNNPKDYVDRIYGFGIQKPLGLELAGEGQPYIKYPGNADWWGTTTLGRMSYGYDLRLTPLQILNFYNAVANDGAMVKPRLVKEIRNSGALVKTFKPELLNPMIVSKETIGKAQAMLEGVCQNGTGRGVQGEHFKVAGKTGTARVARSDGKGYEYGAYYASFVGYFPADNPMYSLIVTFKKPRNSIYGAAVAGPVFKEISEKVYASQLMNATPEDDKGEGEDVPQIKSGQRDDILRLAEELELKNVRGLPDSRMVSLNTQDSAIVLEENIVPVDAVPDVVGMGVSNAIFLLENAGLKVRINGIGKVKKQSLKPGSSYRPGQTVYLSLS from the coding sequence GTGGGGATCAGGAAAACCATATTGTCGCGTATTGCAATTGTATACTTCGTGTTGACATTGTTCGGAGTTGTGGTTGTTTTTAAGCTTGTTTCTGTTCAGCAGATTAAAAATGAGCGTTGGCAGCAAATTGAAAAAAACCTGACTAATAATACGGTAATCATTCCGCCGGTAAGGGGGACGATTTGTGCCGACGATGGTAGTGTTTTGGCTACATCGGTTCCCGGATATAAAATCCGCATTGATTTGGCAGCTGAAGGAGTAAAAAAGGTATTCGACAATGAGGTGGATTCGTTAGCCTGGTATTTGTCGGATTTTTACAAAGATGCTTCAAAACGCGAATATGCAAGACGATTGCGTTCGGCCTATAAAAACCGAAATCGTGGTTACCTGCTCACACCTGAAAAAATAGATTACAACCAATTACAGGAATTCAAAAACTTCCCGATTCTGCGCCGCGGACGATTTGGTGGCGGGTTGATCATCGAGCAGGAGAACAAGCGTCTCAACCCGCTCGGAATTTTAGCTCAACGAACCATTGGGAGTTTAAATAAGGCCAATGCCTTAACGCCGGTTCCGGTGGGTTACAATGGTTTGGAGCGTTCGTACGAAATGTACTTGCGTGGCGAAAACGGTATCAGTTACAAGCAAAACCTGTCGGGGCGTTGGGTGACTCGTACTGAAATTGAGCCACAAAACGGGATGGATATAATTACAACTATCGATGTTAAAATGCAGGATATTGCCGAAAGTGCCTTGTATAAGCAGGCGTTGAAATCGAATCCTGAATGGGCAACTGCCGTTTTAATGGAAGTGAAAACCGGGGAGATCAAAGCAATTGCGAACCTGGGTAAAACGAAGGACGATTTCTACGAAAAAGATAATTACGCACTGGGCCACCGTGGATGTTACGAGCCGGGATCAACCTTTAAGCTGGTTTCGTTAATGGTGGCACTGGAAGACGGAGTTGTAGATACCAGCGATGTGTTCGACACCGGAAACGGTTATTGGGCACAGGAAAATATTACCGACGATCATGCTTGCGGGAAAGTGAATGTGAAACAGATTTTGGAGCAGTCGTCGAATATCGGAACGGCAAAAGTGATTTTGTCGAAATACACAAACAATCCAAAAGATTACGTTGACCGAATTTATGGATTCGGCATTCAAAAGCCTTTGGGATTGGAACTGGCAGGAGAAGGACAACCTTATATAAAGTACCCCGGAAATGCCGATTGGTGGGGGACAACAACTTTAGGTCGAATGTCGTACGGTTACGATTTGCGTCTTACACCATTGCAAATTCTGAATTTCTATAACGCTGTTGCCAATGATGGTGCAATGGTGAAACCGCGTTTGGTAAAAGAAATTCGAAATAGCGGGGCTTTGGTAAAAACATTTAAACCTGAGTTGCTAAACCCAATGATCGTGTCGAAAGAGACAATCGGAAAAGCGCAGGCCATGCTCGAAGGTGTTTGTCAGAACGGAACCGGGCGTGGTGTTCAGGGCGAACATTTTAAAGTGGCTGGGAAAACCGGTACTGCCCGTGTGGCTCGTTCGGATGGCAAAGGTTACGAATACGGAGCTTACTACGCGTCATTTGTGGGGTATTTCCCGGCAGATAATCCGATGTATTCATTGATTGTAACTTTTAAAAAGCCACGAAACTCGATTTATGGGGCAGCAGTTGCTGGTCCGGTTTTCAAGGAGATCTCCGAAAAAGTATATGCCAGCCAGCTTATGAATGCCACACCGGAAGATGATAAGGGGGAAGGCGAAGATGTTCCCCAGATAAAAAGTGGACAGCGCGACGATATTCTTCGTTTGGCCGAAGAGCTGGAGCTGAAAAATGTGCGTGGATTGCCCGATTCAAGAATGGTTTCGCTGAATACACAGGATAGTGCAATTGTACTGGAAGAAAATATAGTGCCGGTAGATGCTGTTCCCGATGTAGTTGGAATGGGTGTCAGTAACGCCATTTTTCTGTTGGAAAATGCAGGATTGAAAGTAAGGATAAACGGAATAGGAAAAGTAAAAAAACAATCGTTAAAACCCGGTAGCTCATATCGCCCGGGACAAACGGTATATCTCTCATTAAGTTAA
- the mraY gene encoding phospho-N-acetylmuramoyl-pentapeptide-transferase has protein sequence MFYWLYELLAEYDIPGLGMLPGISFRSAAAIILSLFITTFFGKKLIRILQRKQIGDEVRDLGLEGQMQKQETPTMGGIIILLGIIIPTLLFARLDNIYILLMLITTVFLGLIGFIDDYIKVFKKNKEGLAGKFKILGQVSLGLIVAATLFISEDVKVREHVSDENGAFLTEEVIDPATGETIDQFVMEDVKSTKTTIPFVKKNEFDYAWLVAFAGDAAGWLKWLVYAIAIILIITAVSNAANLTDGIDGLATGTSAISGATLGILAYVSGNVIYADYLNIMYIPNIGELTVFIAAFIGATVGFLWYNSFPAQVFMGDTGSLALGGILAVFAVIIRKEILIPLLCGIFLVENLSVIIQVFWFKYTKRKYGEGRRVLLMSPIHHHFQKKGFPEPKIVTRFWIIGIILSVITIATLKMR, from the coding sequence ATGTTTTATTGGCTATACGAACTTTTGGCAGAATACGATATTCCGGGACTTGGAATGCTTCCGGGTATTTCGTTTCGATCGGCAGCAGCAATAATCCTTTCGTTGTTCATTACAACGTTTTTTGGAAAAAAGCTGATCCGCATTTTGCAACGTAAGCAAATAGGTGACGAAGTGCGTGATCTTGGTCTTGAAGGTCAAATGCAAAAACAAGAAACGCCAACAATGGGCGGAATTATTATTTTGTTGGGGATTATTATTCCGACATTACTTTTTGCCCGCCTCGATAATATCTACATTCTTTTAATGCTGATTACTACCGTTTTTTTGGGGCTGATTGGTTTTATCGACGATTATATCAAGGTTTTCAAAAAGAATAAAGAAGGGCTGGCCGGTAAATTTAAAATATTGGGGCAGGTAAGTTTAGGGCTCATTGTTGCCGCTACACTCTTTATCAGTGAGGATGTAAAAGTTCGTGAGCACGTAAGCGACGAGAATGGTGCATTTTTAACTGAAGAAGTGATTGATCCGGCAACTGGCGAAACAATTGATCAATTTGTAATGGAAGATGTGAAATCGACCAAAACCACCATCCCGTTTGTTAAAAAGAACGAATTTGATTATGCCTGGCTGGTAGCCTTTGCCGGCGATGCCGCCGGTTGGTTAAAATGGCTGGTTTATGCAATCGCAATCATTTTGATTATTACTGCTGTATCGAATGCAGCAAACCTTACTGATGGAATTGATGGGCTGGCAACCGGAACGTCGGCAATTAGCGGTGCTACACTGGGAATTCTGGCCTACGTAAGCGGTAACGTAATTTACGCCGATTACCTGAATATCATGTATATTCCGAACATTGGTGAACTGACTGTATTTATTGCTGCATTTATCGGTGCCACTGTTGGATTTCTATGGTACAACTCTTTCCCTGCCCAGGTTTTTATGGGCGATACCGGAAGCCTCGCACTTGGTGGAATTCTGGCAGTTTTTGCTGTTATCATTCGCAAAGAGATTTTGATTCCACTGTTGTGTGGAATTTTCCTGGTAGAAAACCTGTCGGTGATTATTCAGGTGTTCTGGTTTAAATATACCAAACGTAAATATGGCGAAGGACGCAGGGTGCTTCTAATGAGCCCGATTCACCACCATTTTCAGAAAAAAGGGTTTCCCGAACCAAAGATTGTAACACGTTTCTGGATTATTGGAATTATTCTGTCCGTAATAACAATCGCAACATTAAAAATGAGATAG
- the rsmH gene encoding 16S rRNA (cytosine(1402)-N(4))-methyltransferase RsmH, with protein MSAIYHIPVLAAESIEGMNLHPGVSVVDATFGGGGHSAMILNALDSGGRLFAFDQDEDAAGNAIEDDRLFFIRHNFRYVRNFLRYYDVEQVDAVFADLGVSSHEFDEADRGFSFRFDAPLDMRMNREVALDAAKVVNEYGEEKLQMIFRMYGEVKNARKLVAQIVKARNEAPIKTTTRLKEIASLCAPKAIENKYLAQVFQALRIEVNEEMEALREFLATSLDILKPGGRLVILTYHSLEDRLCKNFIKAGNFEGKIEKDFYGNVQSPFKMINRKVIVAGEEELDANPRSRSAKLRIAERI; from the coding sequence ATGTCTGCTATTTATCACATACCGGTTTTGGCAGCTGAAAGTATTGAGGGGATGAATCTGCATCCTGGGGTCAGTGTTGTCGATGCTACCTTTGGAGGTGGCGGTCATTCGGCAATGATATTGAATGCACTTGACAGTGGTGGTCGTTTGTTCGCTTTCGACCAGGATGAAGACGCTGCCGGGAATGCCATAGAGGATGACCGGCTTTTTTTTATTCGTCATAATTTTCGTTACGTCCGCAATTTTTTGCGCTACTACGATGTGGAGCAAGTGGATGCGGTTTTTGCCGATCTTGGCGTTTCTTCACACGAGTTTGATGAGGCCGACCGCGGTTTTTCTTTTCGTTTTGATGCGCCGCTTGATATGCGTATGAATCGCGAAGTAGCTCTTGATGCCGCGAAAGTGGTGAATGAGTACGGCGAAGAAAAACTTCAGATGATATTTCGGATGTACGGCGAAGTTAAAAATGCACGAAAACTGGTTGCGCAAATCGTAAAAGCCAGAAACGAAGCTCCGATTAAAACCACTACTCGTTTAAAAGAAATTGCTTCGTTGTGCGCTCCAAAAGCAATCGAGAATAAATATTTAGCACAGGTTTTTCAGGCCTTGCGCATCGAGGTTAACGAAGAAATGGAAGCCTTACGCGAATTTCTTGCTACTTCGCTTGATATCCTGAAGCCCGGCGGTCGCTTGGTGATTCTTACTTACCACAGTTTGGAAGACCGCCTGTGTAAGAACTTTATCAAGGCGGGAAATTTTGAAGGAAAGATTGAGAAGGACTTTTATGGAAATGTGCAGTCGCCTTTTAAAATGATAAACCGAAAAGTGATTGTGGCCGGAGAAGAGGAGTTGGACGCGAATCCGCGATCGAGAAGTGCAAAACTGAGAATAGCAGAACGAATTTAA